CTTCTTGCTTCCCACACATCTGGTCCTTAGAGCAAGGAAACAGGACTACACCactatccccccccccaccttatTTTCTACACTGGCTATCTCATCCATTTCTGCATTCAGTTCAAActgtgctgttttaatttctttgctagCTTCTgccctatttctctgaacttctcttcccttaaaTCCCAAGACAACTCCGCTACTCATCTGATGACTGTCttctattcctgtcaccagaccaacatatggtcacaggatttttaatGTGCTTATGTGCAATGGAActatctctttctttatccATCACCTCTTTCTACTAAATTCTtgaaatgtgcactgaaaacactcctaacagtccacacaatgccagtcctttttcacaccctttcccccTGATTGCTATttccctgcttgtctttcttttgcaaaatcacgactctctcagtccttgttacttggatcctctttacgtttttatattttgtcttttattcatcacCAGCATTGCTGTTTAtctttttgttcatattttgtttgcttgtttttctgtccctcgtatgttgcccatgtcttgttcttgttcataAGCGCCAAGAGCATGTTCCTTTGGAGTTTGAGTATGTGTTAtatacattttgcatttattattgcaTAAATAGCACAACAGTACTGTATAATGCACTATCTTTCATCCTTTTATTGCTAGCACAtgtacatgtttaaaaaaattctctgcaATTATGAAACAgtcattttctgtatttgtttcttttttgaaggAATATCACGGTCATCATTAACACCTGACTTTTGTAGCAGCCATCTCTTTTTTGGAATCAATTCTGATGATTTGATGACACCCACTACAGACTTTCCTAGTCGGCGCGCCTCTGTAAAACCAAAAGTAAACATCTACTAGCACCACATATATAATTAACACCTCAGTAATAAAAGTGATGCTGAGGACACAGATAAACATATTCCTATATAACATTTTCAAGCAAAATTCTAAGTTACTGATTAttaatcttattattttaagtgTAAATGGGCTGTACGCTACACTGTCTTTGAGTTCAACAGAAATGCTGCATATTCTAACACAGTAACAGGTGATCAAAATCTCCAGGAACATAAGTAATGCATGGTTTGATCACGATCCgaatttcttctctttccctcctttttcCTTCCTAAAATACAAACCTGAGTGCATTATCACAGCTCTGCAGGCTTTGCTGACTGCATCTTTACTCTGTGCTGAAGTCAACCCAAACAATAGGCCTCTAAGGcagtattaaagaaaataatctgaaGCAACTTTGGGGTTGATGTCACTCCATGCCACTATTAAAAGATTAATCTTTTACTtgataaatgcaaatataaaataatcctTTACATTTTTGCTTAATAAAGGATACAAATTGGTGACATCATATGGACTTCTCAGTTCAAGTGCCTGAAATAAAATACCAGAGTTGATAAGAATCAGTCTAACAGATTAACTGTAAATATATCAATCATTAtaaagacaaaatgattttcttATTCATAAAACAGATTGCTTTGTCTTAATCCTCTGAAAGTGTAAATGAAAAAGACTTAAGTACACTGGTTTCATTTTCATTGCTAATAAGGCCAGTAACATCtgtagtaaaataaatatcatttacCTTTTCACATCCACTGCTAAGTATGATGCTCTGGAAAATATAGATTATATTTCAATATCAGATACAAAGTCATATAATTATCTTGAAGCTGCACTATAGTTATACCatttaaagctagaatagactacaagctcttaACTGTATGGTATGGTGTCTGTGAAGGCTCCTCCctccactactttactgaaatcatCTCTGTCCACAGTCCTGCCCAAAACCTTTGCTTCTCATCAGACTCCCACATTCTATCCCTCCATCAAGATCATGTGACATGCAATATAAACAGCGTCACATTTCCATAGTATCTCATTCCTTAAAGGAGTACTGgagtgcaaaatatttttctaatgattgggtaaagctgaGTGCAAGATATTTTTTCCCCAAACCTAGGTGAAAACTCCTGCCCCTTCTGTTCTTAAGatacatgtttataaacatcaacAAGCACAGAAAGATGTAAAACAATTTACACCCTACTAGTCTTTTAAACTGTTTCCCTTAAACTTAACTCCATAGACCTATATGCACATCTCAACAACTGCAACAATCACTAAAGCATGCTGGCAACAAGTGCTAGGTGCATGTTTTGCCAAGCCACTCAGCATTTAATTCTGCTGGTATTTTGTGTTCTAACCTTTCCTTTGCATGCAGAAATCAGCTGATGTGCATTTGCAATGGTATTTTGACGAAAACTACTGTCTCTTATTGCTGGGCTGTACAGAATTTCAAAATGAATACCCCTTTCTATGgcctgaaaaagaaatgaaacatggATGCATGTTCATATGCACATATGAAAGCATGAATGTACACGAGCTCACACACATTTAATCTTAGTTGCTTAATGTATGAGAAATAGATTGTGATAATCAAAATAATgtctattttaagaaaaaaagtattcattaTTCATTCCATTTGTCCTTGACTGGTTCTGATTGTTGAGGGAAGTGCACAGATAGACATGGTAGCTGACAAGGTTCACCACTCATGCTTGTCCTGGGCGATAGAAAGCAGATCCTGCACAGGACAATCAGTCTACTCCCTCACATCtgaagccagttcttcctctggtcactAGGAAATCAATCATCCTATAAAGTACCTTGACAGTCTTCAACAAGTGTTGTGCCTGGTTACAAGATCAAAGCTTAAGCCACTTTACTGTTTGGTAATCGGTTCATCTAAACTGATACTTAGAATAGACAGTGTTTTCTGATCTGGAGCAGCAGCATACAGAGTTCATGTTTCCTATCCATAAATAAGGATCAGCACTAAGAGGGACTTGCCCAGATtggtaaacctgatgttatggctgtgcCAGACCCTGTCCAACCCAGCcaatgctgctgttgctgttccAATCCTGATGTGAATATCTGTCCTGGAGCTGCTGTCTTTAGAGAGgatggctcccaagtacttctTTTACCTTTTTGAACTGGACTTCATTCATGTCCATATTTGCTTTAACATTGCCAATGATCATGATTTACTTTTGTcaatgctggtctccattcACAGGGCTACATATCTTTCTTCTCATCTGGCATTCTCTAGACAACTATTCTGCATGCAGCCATGTctggtttctttctttggtaAAGCATCATGGACATGTTCATAGGACTGGGTATAATGTGCCTATGCAGTACTCTGTCCTTTAAAAAGCAGCACTTTGCTTTAGAATGTAGCCCTGTAATACTAACACATACACTGTAATATTGATACATAAACTGTATTTGACTTACCAAATTAATGAGATTTCTTCCCAAGAAGAATGGGATCTTTTCAGTCATATTCAAGCTTATTATATCCACTTCCAATGTTGAACATGCCAGCTGTatgaagagaaaggagaagcttgaattttctcttttatggTAACCTATTCTTAGATTATGCAACCTTACATTTtacatgatgatttttgctATGTTACTGTTCGAGAAATTTTACCCCTGAATAGACTGATGTCCATGAATATGAGCCCAGGTGGAGTTGTATAaaacattctttcctttttgaagGTAACTTACCTGAAAAGTCTTATCATTAGTTGGTTGCACTGCAATCAGATCATAAGCTTGAACTTCTGGGGAAGACTAAATTGAAACACATTTGAGAAAATTcataatgataatttttttttagaaattgtaCATTGAATTGACCAATAGTGCTATTACATGGAACTGACCAACACTTCTCAAGTATTGTGAGCAGGGCACAAAACATTTACTGCACAAAATTTAGaattaatgttaaaaactttacaatcataaaattaaaaaataaataaatacagaatgtatacaaacaatacaaatttaATCCTAGCTTAACGCATATGAACACTTAACTTCCTTGTGTTGGGCTTGGAATTTAGGAAATGATTATACCCATCACTTGAGGTAAACTGATCTGAATCAGTTGCACAAATAGGATTCAATACTTCTTGGAGTTAAAGCCAAGGAGGATGAATAAAGACAATGCAAAGAGAATGCAGTTccatggggggaaaaaaccctgtatattttgaatacaaaacaaatgtgCTAGGGGACCTAATGTACAGCTGAATACATACAAGctaaaaacacatacaaacaagaaCAGTTGGTACTGCTGGTACACTGCACTGGGTCACTTTAGGTCAACACAGTAAAGTTAATCAAGTGTATGGTGAGGGGGATTAATGAATTGCAGTGTACACTTGTCAGACCTCGGGAGTAGGAACTCACTAGCCAGCAATATAAAGAGGGAGGATGTATTTCTAGAGATTTGGTGATCAATCAAGACAACTAAGACCCACCCCAgtcttctctcagatcctgttgtcacctgtacaggttcccCACAAGGCTGCTGCTAGTCTCCACTGCTGTTCATACTGTATGCTAGCAGTTGTAGAAGCACTATGAATaactttcttgtaaaatttgtaaatgatactgccttgctgtctcttttgtataATAGTGAACATGATCATAGTGGCactcttcctgactttgttcactgttgtgacaaacaacaaacactttcttgtcttgaatgctTCAATGACTAAGGAAATGATCTTCCACTTTTTGACGAACAGGCCTGaagcagtcatcagtattatccatgatgatgtcATCGAGGTAAtcgactcttacaaatatctaggtactatctttgataacaagcttaaatgggacatcaacactAATATGATGCTCTGTAAGAGCCAACGTTTGTACTTTCTACTAAAACTcacatctttctctgtcagctctgtcatcctcgctcggttctatcagtccttcattgaaagaCTCATCACTTTTTCATTCATCTCTTGGTTTCACAGCCTCTTCCTAGGgcacaggaacagtcttgtctcccttgttccaagatcaccagaAGAGGGATCTGGCAGctttttgtcatcagcaaattctTAGGAAAGCATCCCTCATCCTCTCTATTTTTGATCATGTaagttttcactcttgcggtCTGGCTGTAGGAATgtgatgcctgtatgcagaaccaatcgcaccacaactcattcattccacgtggcactcacttgataaactctactggtcATGATCTTGTAATAGCCtgaggtcaccaactgtatctgctattgttgggaatgtgtgtgcgcgcgcacgggagagagaatgtgtgacagagacaactatttcaacatgtacatttatattatttcttttatataatgTACAGGTATATATTATTACAAGtacgagcactatcttgaattgccccaCAGGATCAATAAAGTAGTATTGTATTATAAACAAGGGATACTAAACTGTTCCTGTAAACTAGGAAAACGTCAGGGTTgacagaaaatgacagaaagattGGTACATGTTTGATAGTTTGATAAACTTGAAGATCATTCATCATTTACATAGAGATGCTTTTTGCAACAACACTGActcatacaaagaaaaagaaatgcactCAAAGCTTGCATTTTTGGGTAATTCTCTTACCAGTTTGTGAGCACTGGAATTGTCATCTAAAACTGCTGTTATCCTGGAAAACTGGCGAAATTTGCGACTTTCCAGCTAAATTTAAGCAGagataaatttttctttttttcacttgaagaCATACTGCAAGAAAGTATCAATGATttgcaaatataaaaatctgtaGCActtgtcttaatttttattctttaaatctCTGCATTTCTTAAACGCTTAATGGAAACAGTTGTTTAAATGGGTTTCATGGGTTTATGTCAGCCACTTTGTGAGAAATGAGGCCAATGTGTGGTTGAAAATTGCAATACCAGCACAAAGAGATGCTGAGCTGATGTGCACTGAATTGGTAACTATAAATTGTAGGAACACGCTAATAGGTTATATCACTACCTTAAAGATACTCTTTGTTGCACTGAAAACCTTTAATTTATAAAtggatgattattattatttcaaaagcttttttaaaaccagtctttaaaattaattgtaTCATTGTTTGTGGTCAGCAGATTGCTCATTGTCTACATCTGCTAAGATTATGAATCAGCAACAAGGTTTACCTTTAACAAATGATCGCTGTGATCACTGATCTTCACCATCTTGGGCTCTGTCTCAACTGCaatcttcaaatattttcaagtttgttagccttttgattttattacacaaacagaaaatctaTATATAACAtaagaaaatgtatataaaaaaaaaaggtggcaGGAAAAAGGattacttgtgtgtgtttttgtaaaaatcttttagcttagtttagtccttgttactcctcgaggagcataggggcGCAACACCTCCTCACCAGTGGACCCAGTTTCGGGTAGCCGAACCATACAgcaggactgccttcacattggtgttgaagatgcaggtcttaccGCTGAAGGagaatgctcgggagttcctgATGGGGCacaggctgttgaaagcatgcctggccttgttgatgtggcttttggTGTCATTGTCCGCTCTACCATCCTTGTTGGCAGTGCTCCCCAGACATGAGAAGCACTCTGTTTTCAGGATATTCTCTCCTTAAAATTCAATTGgtagttcctgcttgttgttgattctcattacttcagtcttctttctgttgaacTTTAAgtcagtcttctctgcttcctctgctagctttactctgtttggtttgtgcatgttgctgccgatgagataggagactgtCATGcgataactagtatagggctatagAGTTGGTGTCACACTTCTGCTCCCTTAATGTGACGGGTGGATGCGTtggtaagcagactgtcagaaggTGAAATGGGTAACTGTGGGGATGTGTTAGTGGTAAGTTATGTCGAGGAAAGAGTAAGCTGCCTTTGGCGGCACTGGACCGTCGGGTGGACAAAAGGCCAAGAAGTCTCACCAccgtttatctcccctggaatCAGTAGGCCGGTGACCGCGGACTGCTTATATCACGACTGACATAGCACAGAGTCAGGTTGGAATGTGGGATGGCAGTTGTCGCTGCAGGGGATCTCtcagagaaggaaggagaaacgGTCAGACTATGCCCGTTAATTATAAAGTCCACAGTTCAGCTAAAACGGGACAACAGTGCCACCTTTTATTGCCACCAActggacacaggtagtgaataggaaACCAGACGGGATGGCGCCGTAGTCGCAGATCGCTTTACTAGTGAGAGGGGGTAAAGAGGGGGTGTAGTGTGGGCAGGAATAAGTCAAAGTGACCATCTGTCCATCACGTGTTAGCTACGGAGTGATTGGATGTAGCTAGATAGCAGAATGGTCAAAGTAAGTCTGAAGTATGTTTGACCAATCACGAGAGAGAATGATCCTCGCAGATGAGGATTCATTACTGTTATTGACCAAGAATTGGGGTCTTCGCGTCGGGTTCTCGAGTAGTAAAGTTGTAACAGAGGTCTGTttaaggctgttcagattctccgcTGTGAGTTGTCTTGGAATCGAGACGGCTCTGGCACAACTGACTCAATAGGTGCGAAAGACCCACTCTAGCACAGAGTGCTCAACGCTTCATCTTCAGCAGCTGTCTTGTCGCTGACAGCAGAGGGAGGCCGGTAGATAAGCATTGGTCCTTATTAGGCGTGGTCAAGCTCTGACCACTGTTACAGCCTAAGAGGTGAGAAAGAGACATGCGATGGCACATggcagtgccagagtctctgcaCTTGGAAAGGAACCCGTTACAATCGACGGAGGATATGAcaacggattctcggacgtcTGCATCGTCGAGGGCCCTCCACATGATAAGAGACTTTTATGTGGAAAGATTAGTGGCAAGTGTGTGTTACACAAGTGCATGTGCTGTGTGTAGTAAAGCTAATTAGTGGCTCATGTTATCTAGACTAGGGGTAGAGAAATAATGGGACACCTAGAAACGGCCATATTTTGAGATTGcatcattttgtaaattgttgaaaatactctcgattattaataactttctttaatatgCTTAATTGCCTTGTGTTTTTATTGGGGAAATCGTGCTGGGGACTTGAGTCAATTAAGAgtgtaattagcaatttagtgtaagtgtgcgcgtacaGTAAATGTCGGCatgagttggtagaggtgtcgagagtgtgatcagcctGAGGCAACggcaatcgcaacctctgaTCATCTTCGTATGCTCATTCCCCAGAGTTCACGAcagagactaatgtcatctgtaaagtccaggtcctctagctgtttggtgagaTACTGGTATAACTAgatactggtgttgttgtcttgtgcataatccagtGTAAAGCAGTTTTTATACTTCAGTTATATAGCAATTAACCATACTTCCATTCAATTAAGATCTATCCAAATTATAGCTTTCACCTCAAACAAAAGATTACAATCAGTTACCAAATACAAGGTCACTACTATTACTTCAATAcctgttttttcttcttgcttttccCTGTGATGGTCAAAAATGTGTTCACTGCTATCCAGTCATATCCCACTAtatgagaaataaagagaaaataatgtacaAAAGGCTATATAATAAGCTAAATGCACAGTGCTATCAGTTTCACTTATTTCCACAGGCAAACCTGATTACCCAAGGAGAAATGTAGAAGGCCTCTTTTTACCCTTCTCTGGGCACGGTTATCTTCTAAAGTCTTAGCAAGCCTTGCTGTGTCCATCCCATTTAGTACGtctttttaacaaatttgtCATAGGCCAAATATTCTgcctatttttatttgtactgaTATATTTATTGACCTTTCTAatgctacatatatatatatactaaaattaaaaataacgcAATATAATTACGTCGAACAGCCGTCTGACAAATGTTCTCAAGTACTTTGCCTTCAACAGATGCTACACAAAAATCCGAAAATGCCGCCATGTTTGCTAACGCCTAAAAACGTTATGGGGTGATGGGTctaaataaagtgaaaataatgcTTCATCAAATTACAGACAATAAATagtttgaaactttttaaaagaagcatAGTCAttttaaatagatattttatatgaaaatgtCTATGGCAATATTCTAATAGTATCGTTTCTCGTTGGAGTGTAACTGAACGTGACGTCATGAATTTTCTGTCCCGAAAAAGGGAACAAGTCGTCAGGGTGGATAACGCAACGCAGGAAATTTTGGTTTTATTGTCTGCAGTTTTTAGATAAGACAATATTAGTTATGTCAGAGTCAGAGACAAACATGGAAACTTGCAGTCTACCAGATGAAAGGCTAGAAGACAGAAAGGTGAGATGTAACATAGTTGTAAAATTGTCAATGATTTTGGTTATCTGTTGGTTTTGACAGCAAATAATACCATGTAATATTGGAACCAGGAtgtacagatattttttatttaatgaaggTTTTCTCGATATTTATATGATTTACACGAAACAGTCTGTGATCCAGTCTGGAAACATAACAACCCTTTTATAAATTTGGATGACGAGTAGGCAGTAGGTCCAACACGATTTCTCCGAAATGTCAAAGTATTGAAGTAAGGTAACTACCCTTTCATCAAGAAAATATCATGTTATTAGCGTTTAACAGCGATGACTTTTAGGCAGAAGCAATTTTTAGTACAATATAAGAATGTAAACTAGTAGTGGTATTGGAGGTGAAGGTAGAATGTTTAGGAAGGGGTTTGAACACTTTCTTGTGGACCTTGGTCGTTATGCTTCTAAACGATGTTGAGGTGGAGGtagtaaagttaaaaataggGTCAAACAGGTTACTGGAAAATGGAGAgggattattatttttctgaacaAACATGTGCTGTAGAAGAGTCCACACAACTCTTTCCCATGGCTGGAAATGCTTGCCAGATAATGTGCCTTCATGGATTGAGCATAGACATAACAGTAATCTGCTGATCTATATTTTCCAACCCTGCTGCATCTAGTGGAGGACAAACCTCAATTGAGAGCCCTGTCAGATCCCTAGACCCTTGATTCCCCTCCCATGTCATCCCtgatgatgatataaataaatacgaTATCAAATTTGTGGAAAATATCTGACATCATgtggaaaaaataagaaaggccACGTTACAAATTGTTTCTGGTCtcaatcagtttttttgttaagAATGATGAAACAACCAGAGGAACTGCTGTGACCTGCAAGAATAAAGTGAATAGCATAGTATTATTAGTAGCcaagtcagggcttctgcttacgcaaaaaattgtgtacagtacgcattaaaagttcggaggaccccttcaattttcgtcaatggggtccccttcaatttgggcaaagaacagggaccccttaaaaatctgaagaaggggtcactgggaccccaaagaatttagccttattAGAAGCCCTGCAAGTGTACCCAAGCTGACAAAGGACATAGACAAGCTGAAGAAACAGGTTTATAATGTAAAAGTTATAGAGGTATGCATTTTGATCAAGTAATTCTTTATTACCAAATTATTTAGCCAGGGTTTATGGCATTTCAGCATATCCAGCTTTAAAGTACAGCAGGGTTACTTaagaataattgtttttttgttatgtGTATAACACCAAGTTTCAGTTTGCAGCTTTGGATAGCTGCCCCTCAAAAAGCCAACATAATTATCAAAGAGGGAAGCAAGTTGCAGAACTTGTAATCTTGTTGCTATCTTGCGGTTTCAACATTTATATAAACCTGTGTTACTTTGGAAgcactttattttcattcttataggattattatgaaaagaaatagatgttttgtgtatatgttatATTAATGATCAGCATTTATAAATT
This sequence is a window from Pomacea canaliculata isolate SZHN2017 linkage group LG5, ASM307304v1, whole genome shotgun sequence. Protein-coding genes within it:
- the LOC112563751 gene encoding ribonuclease P protein subunit p30-like — its product is MAAFSDFCVASVEGKVLENICQTAVRLGYDWIAVNTFLTITGKSKKKKQIAVETEPKMVKISDHSDHLLKLESRKFRQFSRITAVLDDNSSAHKLSSPEVQAYDLIAVQPTNDKTFQLACSTLEVDIISLNMTEKIPFFLGRNLINLAIERGIHFEILYSPAIRDSSFRQNTIANAHQLISACKGKSIILSSGCEKALELRSPYDVTNLGLLFGLTSAQSKDAVSKACRAVIMHSEARRLGKSVVGVIKSSELIPKKRWLLQKSGVNDDRDIPSKKKQIQKMTVS